Proteins from one Setaria italica strain Yugu1 chromosome V, Setaria_italica_v2.0, whole genome shotgun sequence genomic window:
- the LOC101756100 gene encoding ethylene-responsive transcription factor ERF118: MAPLNHQQMLIKKALAKKPKTKRISGFGLKPSAALLKARPQMQPPAPVQPRRRVRVLFEDPDATDSDSDDEEAGAPTGPVKSKRFSFEMFVGKAPPKPVLPAATVAASTSGGSPESYRGVRLRKWGKWAAEIRNPFTGKRQWLGTFDTAGAASAAYLSASRSFADEKRRRRGQPVPASSPASSASATPTASSSSSTSAAPFAHPSPSSVLEATKPALKAESPEPVATPILPSTEAAQLPDDPEFYQDLLRGLQLPDIDPMDFRAGLDALDVSDAPFCLDDDQDLLFGDFADEELDEIDLDLDDINDVFPEIPGCDLGRGMDDFLQTVDFCV; the protein is encoded by the coding sequence ATGGCTCCGTTGAACCACCAGCAGatgctcatcaagaaggccctGGCGAAGAAGCCCAAGACCAAGAGGATCTCAGGATTTGGCCTTAAACCCTCCGCTGCTCTCCTCAAGGCCAGGCCGCAGATGCAGCCGCCGGCGCCTGTCCAGCCGAGGCGCCGCGTCCGCGTCCTGTTTGAGGACCCTGACGCGACGGACTCGGACtctgacgacgaggaggccggcgcCCCGACGGGCCCTGTCAAGTCCAAGCGCTTCTCTTTTGAGATGTTCGTCGGCAAGGCCCCACCGAAGCCGGTTCTCCCGGCGGCTACTGTGGCCGCGTCCACcagcggcgggtcgccggagagCTACCGCGGCGTCAGGCTCCGCAAGTGGGGCAAGTGGGCGGCGGAGATCCGCAACCCCTTCACCGGCAAGAGGCAGTGGCTTGGCACCTTCGACACCGCCGGCGCGGCCTCTGCCGCCTACCTGTCCGCTTCCAGGAGCTTCGCCGAtgaaaaacgccggcgccgcgggcaGCCCGTGCCCGCTTCTTCACCAGCTTCTTCGGCAAGCGCCACCCCGACGGCCTCCTCTTCGTCGTCCACCTCGGCTGCTCCGTTCGCCCACCCGTCGCCGTCCTCCGTGCTCGAAGCCACCAAGCCTGCACTGAAGGCTGAGTCGCCGGAGCCGGTTGCAACACCTATCCTGCCGTCCACTGAAGCTGCGCAGCTGCCGGACGACCCGGAGTTCTACCAGGACCTTCTGCGCGGGCTGCAGCTACCCGACATCGACCCGATGGACTTCCGCGCCGGCCTGGACGCCCTGGATGTTTCCGATGCGCCCTTCTGCTTGGACGACGACCAGGACCTGCTGTTCGGGGACTTCGCGGACGAggagctggatgagatcgacCTCGACCTCGACGACATCAACGACGTCTTCCCGGAGATCCCCGGCTGCGACCTCGGCCGCGGCATGGACGACTTCCTGCAAACCGTGGATTTCTGCGTGTGA